A part of Paenibacillus sp. IHBB 10380 genomic DNA contains:
- the pepF gene encoding oligoendopeptidase F — translation MDKILTRAEVREEATWNLDDLFPSVEAWETELKAIRSDVSKVTQFKGKLGEGAEILLACLNAQEELHGRVSRAASFSRLRQSEDGTNSDNLVNSAKAGDMVSNVASALSFVKSEILELPEGTVVRYLEEEVGLADYRRSLMLILETKPHRLSSETESVLASISEVMDSPYRVYLRAKLSDMKFDHATDGEGKSRPVSFPLYENNYEQSSDTELRRSSFSSFSRSLQSYRNTFAEAYATEVKKQVVMSRLRGYDSVTDMLLKPQQVTTQMYDQILDTIQQELSPHMRRLAALKKRELGLDRMHFCDLKAPLDPEFNPSISYAEACDLIQDALGILGPEYGEIVHSAFNERWVDYADNAGKSTGAFCSSAYGSHSYILVTWADNMRGVFTLAHEVGHAGHLMLAARNQRLTNARPSMYFIEAPSTMNELLVADHLLAKSNDKRMRRWVILQLLNTYYHNFVTHLLEGELQRRVYRLAMNDEPITAKLLSELKGEILSSFWGSEVEIDEDAKLTWMRQPHYYMGLYPYTYAAGLTASTAVAQIIKEEGQPAVDRWLDVLKAGGSMNPLDLMKLAGVDMSDATPIRSAVKYIGELVDELETLF, via the coding sequence ATGGACAAAATTTTAACTCGTGCGGAGGTTCGTGAAGAAGCAACGTGGAATTTAGATGATCTTTTTCCTAGCGTGGAAGCTTGGGAAACGGAGCTGAAAGCAATTCGATCGGATGTAAGCAAGGTAACACAGTTCAAAGGCAAACTAGGCGAAGGTGCTGAAATTCTATTAGCATGTCTGAATGCACAAGAGGAGTTGCATGGACGGGTATCACGGGCGGCTTCATTCTCTCGCTTACGTCAATCGGAAGATGGAACGAATTCAGACAATCTAGTGAATTCTGCTAAAGCAGGGGATATGGTATCAAATGTCGCTTCGGCGTTGTCTTTTGTCAAATCTGAAATTCTTGAACTTCCAGAAGGTACGGTTGTGCGTTATCTGGAAGAGGAGGTTGGCCTTGCAGACTATCGTAGAAGTCTCATGTTAATACTTGAAACGAAGCCGCACCGTTTGAGTTCTGAAACAGAAAGTGTACTTGCTTCTATAAGTGAGGTGATGGATTCCCCTTATCGAGTATATCTGCGGGCTAAGTTGTCTGATATGAAGTTTGATCATGCGACGGATGGTGAAGGTAAGTCTCGGCCGGTGTCTTTTCCACTTTATGAGAATAACTATGAGCAGTCATCAGATACGGAGTTAAGACGTTCTTCATTCTCATCTTTTAGCCGATCGCTTCAGTCCTATCGTAATACTTTTGCAGAGGCTTATGCGACAGAGGTCAAAAAGCAAGTGGTGATGTCACGGTTACGTGGGTATGACTCTGTGACAGACATGTTGCTGAAGCCACAGCAAGTTACCACACAAATGTATGATCAAATTCTGGACACCATTCAGCAAGAGTTGTCACCTCATATGCGTCGCTTGGCCGCTCTGAAGAAACGGGAATTGGGTCTTGATCGTATGCACTTCTGCGATTTGAAAGCGCCTCTTGATCCTGAGTTTAACCCAAGTATTTCATACGCAGAAGCTTGTGATCTAATCCAAGATGCACTTGGGATTCTTGGACCGGAATATGGAGAGATTGTGCATTCTGCCTTTAATGAAAGATGGGTAGATTATGCGGATAACGCTGGGAAATCTACAGGGGCATTCTGCTCTTCTGCTTACGGTTCGCATTCATATATCCTTGTAACTTGGGCAGATAACATGCGAGGCGTCTTCACGTTGGCTCATGAAGTAGGGCATGCAGGACACCTCATGCTTGCGGCACGAAATCAAAGGTTAACGAATGCTCGTCCGTCCATGTATTTTATTGAAGCGCCATCTACGATGAACGAGCTACTAGTGGCTGACCATTTGCTAGCCAAATCGAATGATAAACGTATGAGACGATGGGTCATATTACAATTACTTAATACTTACTATCATAACTTTGTAACACATTTGCTCGAAGGGGAATTGCAACGTAGAGTGTACCGTCTTGCGATGAATGATGAACCGATTACAGCGAAGCTTCTGTCGGAACTTAAGGGTGAAATCCTGTCCTCTTTCTGGGGTAGCGAAGTAGAAATAGATGAGGATGCTAAGCTGACATGGATGCGCCAACCTCATTATTATATGGGGTTATATCCATACACCTATGCAGCAGGGTTAACGGCTTCTACTGCTGTAGCTCAGATTATTAAGGAAGAGGGGCAGCCTGCTGTAGATCGCTGGTTGGATGTACTTAAAGCTGGCGGAAGCATGAACCCGTTGGACCTTATGAAGCTCGCGGGTGTGGATATGTCAGATGCTACTCCAATTCGCAGCGCTGTTAAGTATATTGGAGAATTGGTGGATGAACTAGAGACACTATTTTAA
- a CDS encoding YcxB family protein, which translates to MNNEINVKTKLEAKDVKEFNLAYSSKSRALMGVILFIFYLAVMIIVSDRRDTEYILILAGIAAVISFVSWFLNKKSVERRSGKAYSTDKLAQMEQKYLISENSIDYESESGSGSIKWSEILRVTETKNLFLIFVSTNRTLIIPKNSFISEKETTTFRYFIKKNIPPKPVKFML; encoded by the coding sequence TTGAACAACGAAATTAATGTCAAAACGAAGCTAGAAGCAAAGGATGTTAAAGAGTTCAATCTGGCTTATAGCAGTAAATCAAGAGCCCTGATGGGCGTTATATTATTCATATTTTATTTGGCAGTTATGATTATTGTAAGCGATAGAAGAGATACGGAATATATACTAATACTTGCTGGTATAGCAGCAGTGATAAGTTTTGTGTCATGGTTTTTGAATAAAAAAAGTGTTGAAAGAAGATCTGGAAAAGCATACTCAACGGATAAATTAGCACAAATGGAACAAAAGTATCTCATATCTGAGAATAGCATCGACTATGAATCTGAATCTGGATCAGGAAGCATTAAATGGTCTGAAATTCTCAGAGTTACGGAAACAAAAAATTTGTTTTTAATTTTCGTTTCTACGAATAGGACGCTCATTATTCCGAAAAATTCCTTTATATCTGAGAAAGAAACAACAACGTTTAGATATTTTATCAAAAAGAACATTCCGCCTAAACCGGTTAAATTTATGCTTTAG
- a CDS encoding GNAT family N-acetyltransferase — MTIRFAIKEDAQYAARLLYDALHDVAHQLTGEETEADAVNVLEYYFTQEDGRLSYKQAMVKEIDGKVVGIVIAYAGADVDMLDQPILERLRKLHNDPTFKLDKESDEDEYYIDTLSVSPDCGGQGIGSELIQEVENVARKKSFHKIALVVYKDNPRAYALYQRKGYEADKEIIINGQVYDHMVKRL, encoded by the coding sequence ATGACAATAAGATTCGCAATAAAAGAAGATGCACAATACGCAGCTAGACTGTTGTACGACGCATTACATGACGTTGCTCACCAACTGACAGGCGAAGAAACTGAGGCGGATGCGGTAAACGTTCTGGAGTATTATTTCACACAAGAGGATGGACGGTTAAGCTATAAGCAGGCTATGGTGAAGGAAATAGACGGTAAAGTGGTTGGCATCGTCATTGCTTATGCAGGGGCTGATGTTGATATGCTTGATCAACCGATATTAGAACGTTTACGTAAGCTTCACAACGATCCAACCTTTAAGTTGGATAAGGAATCCGATGAGGATGAATATTATATTGATACCCTTTCTGTGTCCCCAGATTGTGGAGGACAAGGGATTGGATCGGAATTAATACAAGAGGTTGAGAATGTGGCTAGGAAGAAATCTTTTCATAAAATTGCTTTGGTCGTATATAAAGATAACCCGAGAGCCTATGCTTTGTATCAACGAAAAGGTTATGAAGCAGACAAAGAGATCATAATCAATGGACAAGTATATGATCATATGGTTAAAAGATTATAG
- a CDS encoding proline--tRNA ligase: MRQNTLFMPTLRDTPSETDAISHQLLLRAGLIRQLAAGVYSYLPMGWRVLRKIENIVRQEMERAGGQELHLPVMQPTELWHESGRYADYGPELIRLKDRHGREFALGPTHEEVITALVANDIKSYRKLPITLFQIQTKFRDERRPRYGLLRGREFLMKDAYSFDMDWEGLDITYKAMFKAYHQIFSRCDLRFTAVEADAGTIGGEGETHEFMVLSDVGEDTVVTCSSCHYSANIEKAISAPSSDEQSQGEHSESVEKLHTPHTKTVEDLVKLLKVQAKDILKTLIYVADGDPIAVVMRGDHNVNETKLLNDLGVTTIELADDVTVLSVSDAPHGYVGPIGLTIPIYMDHEEAKIVGGGIVGANEEHYHLKHVVPGVHFSANRQGEYREAQEGDVCFHCGAPLQFDRGIEVGHVFKLGTKYSEKLGAKYLDVQGKEQPMIMGCYGIGISRLLAAVIEQNNDEHGIIWPKPLAPFQVHIIPVSIKDSTQVAIAEQLYKQMIAAGIEVLLDDRDERAGVKFKDSDLLGIPIRIVVGKDAINGIVEFKERHRDERLTLDQETVLSKVMEAAQN, translated from the coding sequence ATGAGACAGAATACATTATTTATGCCAACACTAAGAGATACCCCTTCTGAGACGGATGCAATTAGCCATCAACTATTATTAAGAGCAGGGTTAATCAGACAACTTGCTGCTGGAGTATATTCATATTTACCTATGGGCTGGAGAGTGCTCCGAAAGATTGAGAACATCGTTCGGCAAGAAATGGAACGTGCAGGAGGGCAAGAGCTACACCTTCCTGTTATGCAGCCTACAGAGTTGTGGCATGAGTCGGGGCGATATGCGGATTATGGACCAGAACTCATTCGGCTCAAGGACAGACACGGACGGGAATTCGCTCTTGGACCTACGCATGAAGAAGTAATTACGGCCTTGGTTGCGAATGATATTAAGTCATATCGTAAGCTACCGATCACCCTTTTTCAGATTCAGACTAAGTTTCGTGATGAGCGAAGACCCAGATATGGACTCCTTAGAGGTAGAGAATTCCTAATGAAGGATGCCTATTCTTTTGATATGGATTGGGAAGGATTAGATATTACATATAAGGCTATGTTTAAAGCTTATCATCAAATATTTAGTCGATGCGATCTGAGATTCACAGCTGTGGAGGCCGATGCGGGTACCATTGGTGGAGAAGGCGAGACGCATGAGTTTATGGTTCTATCTGATGTAGGTGAAGATACAGTAGTTACATGTTCTAGCTGTCATTATTCCGCTAATATAGAAAAGGCTATTTCAGCGCCTTCTAGTGATGAGCAATCCCAAGGGGAACACTCTGAATCTGTAGAAAAGCTACATACACCTCATACCAAGACAGTGGAAGATCTTGTTAAGCTGTTGAAGGTGCAGGCGAAGGATATTTTGAAGACCTTGATCTATGTAGCCGATGGAGATCCCATAGCCGTTGTTATGCGGGGAGACCATAATGTGAATGAAACTAAATTATTAAACGATCTTGGAGTAACGACAATAGAACTAGCTGATGATGTCACGGTTCTAAGTGTATCGGATGCTCCGCATGGTTATGTGGGACCGATTGGACTCACGATTCCTATCTATATGGATCATGAAGAGGCCAAAATAGTGGGCGGCGGTATTGTGGGTGCGAATGAAGAACACTATCATTTGAAGCATGTCGTACCGGGTGTACACTTCTCTGCTAATCGCCAAGGAGAATATCGTGAGGCGCAAGAAGGGGATGTTTGTTTTCATTGTGGAGCACCTTTACAATTCGATCGTGGAATTGAGGTAGGACATGTATTTAAGCTTGGAACGAAGTATAGTGAAAAGCTAGGAGCAAAGTATCTAGATGTACAAGGTAAGGAGCAACCGATGATCATGGGTTGTTACGGTATCGGTATTTCTCGCTTACTAGCCGCAGTTATTGAGCAAAATAATGATGAGCATGGTATTATTTGGCCGAAACCATTGGCACCATTTCAAGTTCACATCATACCCGTTTCTATTAAAGATAGCACGCAAGTTGCAATTGCAGAGCAATTATATAAGCAAATGATAGCCGCAGGGATTGAGGTATTACTTGATGATCGTGATGAGCGAGCAGGTGTGAAGTTTAAGGATTCAGATTTATTAGGGATTCCGATTCGCATCGTAGTAGGTAAGGATGCTATTAACGGGATTGTAGAATTTAAAGAACGTCATCGTGATGAGCGGCTAACATTAGATCAGGAGACAGTCCTGTCTAAAGTGATGGAAGCTGCGCAGAATTAA
- a CDS encoding TrkH family potassium uptake protein translates to MKRKKILRFLLTPPKILVLGFMLIILTGAILLSSPLATSEAEPLSFVNALFMATSATCVTGLAVIDPGIHLSTFGELVLLFLVQIGGIGFTTMATLIALLFNKRISLKERLILQQAMNHGSMEGIVRLIRKVILYSLLIELIGTILLAIRFSLDMPFWKAAYFGMFHSISTFNNAGFNIFGNIHEFSDGFNSYVNDPYINLILMVLIFLGGIGFIVISDLLSYRETRKLSLHSKIVLSTSVCLIVLGTIVIYLSEYSNQDTLKALSEPGKLMASLLQSVTTRSGGITTLDTASLRQSTQFFMIILMFIGAAPGSTGGGIKVTTFAILIGAVISMARGKEDVVFFRNRISKEVVYKAITLTLLSFLLVIAFTMLLSITEDQQFLSILFEATSAFGTCGISIGLTQQLSPIGKIAITFLMFLGRLGPLTLAYALTPKKQKTPFRYPEGKITIG, encoded by the coding sequence ATGAAAAGAAAGAAAATATTACGATTTTTATTAACGCCTCCCAAAATATTAGTACTGGGGTTTATGTTAATTATACTAACGGGGGCCATATTGCTCTCCTCACCCCTAGCGACTTCAGAAGCTGAGCCGTTATCCTTTGTAAATGCACTATTCATGGCTACATCGGCTACGTGTGTAACAGGACTAGCTGTAATAGATCCGGGAATTCACTTATCCACCTTTGGAGAGCTGGTATTATTATTTCTTGTCCAGATTGGGGGAATAGGTTTCACAACTATGGCAACCCTTATTGCACTGTTGTTTAATAAACGCATCTCACTTAAAGAGCGCTTAATCCTTCAACAAGCGATGAACCATGGCAGTATGGAAGGTATTGTGAGGCTCATCCGAAAAGTGATTCTGTACTCATTATTAATTGAGCTTATCGGTACGATTCTCCTTGCTATCCGATTCTCCTTGGACATGCCTTTCTGGAAAGCCGCTTATTTCGGTATGTTCCACAGTATCTCTACGTTCAATAACGCGGGATTCAATATATTTGGTAACATTCATGAATTTTCGGATGGCTTTAATTCCTATGTAAACGATCCTTACATCAATCTGATTCTAATGGTCTTAATCTTCCTCGGAGGAATCGGCTTTATCGTTATTTCGGACTTACTAAGCTATCGCGAGACTAGAAAACTCTCACTCCATAGCAAAATTGTCCTATCCACCTCAGTCTGTCTTATTGTGTTGGGTACGATCGTTATCTATTTGAGCGAATATAGTAATCAGGATACTTTGAAAGCCCTGAGTGAACCAGGCAAATTAATGGCCTCTTTACTCCAATCTGTCACAACACGCTCCGGAGGAATTACAACACTGGATACTGCTTCTTTGAGACAATCAACGCAATTTTTCATGATCATCTTAATGTTCATCGGTGCTGCACCTGGTTCAACAGGAGGTGGGATCAAAGTAACAACCTTTGCCATTCTCATCGGAGCCGTGATCAGTATGGCGCGTGGCAAAGAAGATGTTGTCTTTTTCCGCAATCGAATCTCCAAGGAAGTCGTATATAAAGCCATCACACTAACATTATTATCCTTTCTACTCGTTATCGCCTTTACCATGCTACTATCTATAACCGAGGATCAACAATTTCTGAGTATATTATTCGAAGCAACCTCTGCATTTGGTACATGTGGTATTTCGATAGGGTTAACGCAACAACTCTCTCCTATCGGCAAAATTGCCATTACATTTCTCATGTTCCTAGGCCGGCTAGGACCTTTAACCTTAGCTTACGCACTGACTCCGAAGAAACAAAAGACACCTTTCCGTTATCCAGAAGGTAAAATAACGATAGGTTAG
- a CDS encoding response regulator, giving the protein MSIYRVLVVDDSPQAREAIGNILAEEPSFEIVGVVSSGEEAVACTETLMPDLILMDIQMQGMGGLEATRVIKLQYPYVKIVMITVSDDVTHLFEALKQGAQGYLLKNLSPSTWLEYLQAIMSDEAPLSRELAFRILKEFPVSVAGEDHIPLTAREREILNWVASGMTNKEIALELAISDQTVKNHLKNILQKLHLENRVQLTRYAMEKGLVSRKNGLFHKWK; this is encoded by the coding sequence ATGAGTATATATCGAGTGCTAGTTGTGGATGATTCACCTCAAGCAAGGGAGGCGATCGGCAATATCCTAGCTGAAGAACCTTCGTTTGAAATTGTGGGTGTGGTTTCTAGCGGAGAAGAAGCTGTGGCTTGTACAGAGACATTGATGCCGGATCTAATTCTTATGGATATCCAAATGCAAGGGATGGGGGGGCTTGAGGCTACCCGAGTCATTAAGTTGCAATACCCATACGTCAAAATTGTCATGATTACGGTATCGGATGATGTAACACATCTATTTGAAGCTTTGAAGCAAGGCGCGCAAGGGTATTTGCTCAAAAATTTATCACCGTCAACGTGGCTAGAATATTTGCAGGCAATTATGAGCGATGAAGCTCCACTCAGTCGTGAGTTAGCTTTTAGAATATTGAAGGAATTCCCTGTGTCTGTAGCAGGCGAAGATCACATTCCTTTAACCGCGCGAGAGCGAGAAATTCTGAACTGGGTCGCTTCAGGGATGACGAATAAAGAGATTGCGCTAGAGCTTGCTATTTCGGATCAAACCGTGAAGAATCATTTGAAAAATATATTGCAAAAGTTACACCTCGAGAACCGGGTCCAATTAACTCGTTATGCAATGGAAAAAGGATTAGTCAGTAGAAAAAATGGACTGTTTCATAAATGGAAGTAG
- a CDS encoding sensor histidine kinase: MSYKQIKWMILILPTLVVGIWEYVRHRFLMPYISMDLGNYLTPVIVFLISMTLLNQLFKSLEQIQEELNQERAEKISLKEKDHLARELHDGIAQSLFLLSVQIDRAEAKQTSGEEQVDLQEIRKTVHEVNRYARQAIANLRYPVISSEDIYEDSMKSRIVHSAEEASIMNLLIQWNIPDTDLSSKQKVELLACIREALMNTTKHAQASVVSITGEGTKAAWVVSIKDNGTGIQEDAPKRKDRYGLRIMKERAQELGWDVTMPPVDQGTAIEIRKEDQPL; the protein is encoded by the coding sequence ATGTCCTACAAACAGATTAAATGGATGATTCTCATTCTACCTACACTAGTAGTGGGGATATGGGAATATGTACGACATCGTTTTCTAATGCCATATATTTCAATGGATCTAGGAAATTATCTAACGCCAGTTATCGTATTTCTAATTAGCATGACGCTATTGAATCAACTCTTTAAATCATTGGAACAGATTCAGGAGGAACTCAATCAGGAACGTGCTGAGAAGATTTCTCTGAAGGAGAAAGACCATTTGGCAAGAGAACTCCACGATGGCATTGCACAGTCCTTGTTTTTATTATCTGTCCAAATTGACAGAGCCGAAGCTAAACAAACTTCCGGTGAGGAACAAGTGGATTTACAAGAAATTCGTAAAACAGTCCATGAAGTTAATCGATATGCTCGTCAAGCCATTGCAAATTTACGTTATCCTGTCATATCCTCAGAAGATATATACGAAGATTCTATGAAGTCTAGAATTGTGCATTCGGCTGAAGAAGCTTCCATAATGAACCTACTTATTCAGTGGAACATTCCAGATACGGATCTGAGTTCTAAACAAAAAGTAGAACTACTTGCTTGTATTCGTGAGGCCTTGATGAACACAACCAAACATGCTCAGGCATCGGTTGTTTCGATTACAGGAGAGGGAACAAAGGCTGCCTGGGTTGTCTCTATAAAGGATAATGGTACAGGTATACAAGAAGATGCACCGAAACGTAAGGATCGATATGGTCTGCGAATTATGAAAGAAAGAGCACAGGAGCTGGGATGGGATGTTACAATGCCTCCTGTGGATCAAGGTACAGCGATTGAAATTCGGAAGGAGGATCAACCCTTATGA
- a CDS encoding CHASE3 domain-containing protein, which produces MFKKVLFNKISTRIILGYVLILFCLGAFLGIISERVQSLQRETDFISDHDIQVHDLTHSIEKNVLDMETGQRGYIITGETNYLEPYDTALSKWPLEYNQLYQLVSDNPVQQKNLQDIQQNIMQWINNEGSLLISLKKNNQEEELLRSFNSDSGKNKMDFLRNQFATFLEIEKTLTDERVATLAENNKNLMITIYSLWILVAIVSIAAALMISRNIVNPIKLVIEAINEIAAGGNLTRRIEVRRQDETSRLADSTNELLAVMDRKNWTKDQIARMSTIIQSASNLSSLGQIFLDNIAGLLNILFGILYVTKEKQLEKVASYAGSFEDNSGLGKDSFLWGEGLVGQSAKEKRMLILNQIPNDYMVIHSGLGHAIPNEIIVAPVEFEGKVLAVIELGSLVSCTPQQLDLLKQLLLTLGVTMHSVINKMEIQELYNESSALNEELQVQSEELQVQSEELLMQAAEMQALNEKLEGQINEAETTALELEKYTIQLQTSSGYKSQFLANMSHELRTPLNSMLILSQMLSENRNNTLLPEEQNYAAVIHSSGSDLLNLINDILDLSKVEAGQIELDIGTLNLTELPEIMHCTFFKMAENKSINLKIELGENTPNTLYTDELRLHQILRNLLSNAIKFTERGEVSLKIYQVEAINTPEFSIASKVIAFTVRDTGIGISPEQQGFIFEAFKQADGATARKYGGTGLGLSISVQLARLLGGYIHVESELGTGSVFTLYLPVTDPDSGIRPPLFLLDEAASTQEYRNDYNGKLLWENQSQSPESDLLQSNSELFDGKRILVVDDDIRNVYALANALEKFNMQIMTAKNGYECLDILQSDTPVDLVLMDIMMPEMDGYQTMTNIRQTLEMTELPIIALTAKAMKEDRDKCLSAGASDYLSKPLDITQVILSMKVLLTKDKV; this is translated from the coding sequence TTGTTTAAGAAAGTTTTGTTCAATAAAATAAGCACTCGAATTATTCTTGGTTACGTCCTGATTCTATTTTGTTTGGGTGCATTTCTCGGGATTATATCGGAACGGGTTCAATCGCTGCAACGAGAAACAGATTTTATTAGTGACCATGATATACAAGTACATGATCTAACCCATAGTATCGAGAAGAACGTGCTTGATATGGAAACAGGTCAACGGGGTTACATTATCACGGGTGAGACGAATTATCTTGAACCGTATGATACGGCTCTTTCTAAATGGCCTCTCGAATATAATCAATTATACCAATTGGTATCAGATAACCCTGTTCAACAGAAGAACTTGCAAGATATACAACAGAATATTATGCAATGGATTAATAATGAAGGAAGCCTTCTAATATCTTTGAAGAAGAACAATCAAGAGGAAGAGTTACTTCGTTCCTTTAATAGTGACTCCGGCAAAAATAAGATGGATTTCTTACGTAATCAGTTTGCAACTTTTCTTGAAATTGAGAAGACGTTGACTGATGAACGAGTGGCTACGTTAGCTGAGAATAACAAGAACTTAATGATTACCATATATTCTCTTTGGATTCTAGTCGCTATAGTGTCCATTGCTGCGGCGCTCATGATTTCAAGAAACATCGTGAATCCTATTAAACTGGTCATTGAAGCGATCAATGAAATTGCTGCTGGGGGTAATTTAACTAGACGTATTGAAGTTAGGAGACAAGATGAGACTTCTAGACTGGCTGATTCAACGAATGAGCTTCTAGCAGTGATGGATCGAAAGAATTGGACGAAGGATCAGATTGCGCGAATGTCCACAATAATTCAAAGTGCTTCTAATTTGAGTTCATTAGGTCAAATATTTCTGGACAATATTGCTGGGCTATTAAATATTCTTTTTGGTATTTTGTATGTGACTAAAGAAAAACAGTTAGAGAAGGTCGCATCTTATGCGGGTTCTTTTGAAGACAATAGTGGATTAGGTAAAGATAGTTTCTTATGGGGTGAGGGGCTTGTGGGTCAGTCCGCTAAAGAAAAACGCATGTTGATACTAAATCAGATCCCTAATGATTATATGGTCATACATTCAGGTTTAGGACATGCGATTCCTAATGAGATTATTGTTGCTCCCGTAGAATTTGAAGGTAAGGTATTAGCTGTCATTGAATTAGGATCCCTTGTGAGTTGTACTCCTCAGCAGCTTGATCTTCTCAAACAGTTATTACTCACACTTGGTGTTACGATGCACTCAGTGATTAACAAGATGGAAATTCAAGAGCTGTACAATGAATCTTCAGCTCTGAATGAGGAGTTACAAGTTCAGTCAGAGGAACTTCAGGTTCAATCTGAGGAGCTACTTATGCAAGCTGCTGAAATGCAAGCGTTAAATGAGAAACTAGAAGGCCAGATAAATGAAGCAGAGACGACTGCGTTAGAGTTAGAAAAGTATACTATACAATTGCAGACTAGTTCTGGTTATAAATCTCAATTTCTAGCGAATATGTCCCATGAGCTTAGAACGCCTCTAAACAGTATGCTTATTTTATCTCAAATGTTATCGGAGAACCGCAATAACACTCTTTTACCAGAAGAGCAGAATTATGCAGCTGTCATCCATTCTTCAGGAAGTGACCTCTTAAATTTAATTAATGATATTCTAGACTTGTCGAAAGTCGAAGCAGGGCAAATAGAATTGGATATAGGTACACTAAACTTAACGGAACTTCCGGAAATCATGCATTGTACTTTCTTCAAAATGGCTGAAAATAAATCGATTAACTTAAAAATAGAATTAGGAGAAAATACACCTAATACCCTGTATACGGATGAGCTTCGTCTTCATCAGATCTTACGAAATCTGTTATCGAATGCGATTAAGTTTACTGAACGAGGAGAAGTATCTCTAAAGATTTATCAAGTAGAAGCCATCAATACACCTGAGTTTTCAATTGCGTCTAAAGTGATTGCGTTCACTGTGCGAGACACAGGAATAGGAATATCTCCAGAGCAACAAGGATTTATATTTGAAGCATTCAAACAAGCAGATGGAGCGACCGCTCGTAAATATGGCGGTACAGGATTAGGGTTATCGATATCAGTACAGCTCGCTAGATTGCTAGGTGGATATATCCATGTGGAAAGTGAGCTTGGTACAGGAAGTGTATTCACACTATACCTACCCGTTACGGACCCAGATTCGGGAATTCGCCCTCCATTGTTCTTATTAGATGAGGCTGCATCTACTCAGGAATATCGAAATGATTACAATGGAAAATTACTGTGGGAGAATCAAAGCCAATCACCAGAATCTGATCTTTTACAATCGAATTCAGAATTGTTTGACGGGAAAAGAATATTGGTGGTAGACGATGACATTCGAAATGTGTACGCGTTAGCGAACGCACTTGAGAAGTTTAATATGCAAATAATGACGGCGAAAAATGGTTACGAATGCTTAGATATTTTACAGTCCGATACACCCGTGGATCTTGTGCTGATGGACATTATGATGCCTGAGATGGATGGTTATCAGACGATGACGAATATTCGCCAGACGCTAGAAATGACAGAGCTACCGATTATTGCTCTTACAGCAAAAGCTATGAAGGAAGATCGGGACAAATGCTTGAGTGCAGGGGCATCAGACTATTTGAGTAAACCATTAGATATTACCCAAGTGATCTTGAGTATGAAAGTACTATTGACTAAAGATAAGGTTTAA
- a CDS encoding DUF3889 domain-containing protein: MVLLLISVITLGMIYADPAYAKWGNLAVHEAHKKYEASVVDYLHLGRTTISTNTATEKFKLILKKEDKEFGVFVTITFNPLNDKFQSIQFSETEQ, encoded by the coding sequence ATGGTACTGTTATTGATCTCCGTCATCACATTAGGCATGATCTACGCTGATCCAGCGTATGCCAAATGGGGTAACCTTGCAGTCCATGAAGCTCATAAGAAATATGAGGCCTCGGTTGTTGATTATCTCCATTTGGGGCGAACAACGATATCTACGAACACAGCTACAGAAAAATTTAAACTCATACTTAAAAAAGAAGATAAAGAATTCGGCGTATTTGTAACGATTACCTTCAATCCTCTAAATGATAAATTTCAGTCCATTCAGTTTAGTGAAACTGAGCAATAA